In Arthrobacter citreus, a genomic segment contains:
- a CDS encoding formylglycine-generating enzyme family protein, translated as MTTLEFRALPAGEVELHDARRGLRRCLELEPFEIGVVPITQAGYAQVMGAGGSAARLPAVNLSWLEAVMFCNAASVRDGLPPVYLVNKESVTWQTEAGGYRLPTEAEWEYACRAGTRGPQYGPLEHIAWTADDALEGPQAVGLKLPNAFGLHDTLGNVWEWCWDFLDPARYGSYRVFRGGGFADKPWSVRASTRRGGAPGMKHPDVGLRVAKGEFSTGQAAQGWSAQADAERGAFKGPLPSGWTPLSTYEPE; from the coding sequence ATGACTACTCTCGAATTTCGAGCCTTGCCCGCGGGGGAGGTGGAGCTGCACGACGCGCGGCGCGGACTCCGCCGGTGCCTGGAGCTCGAACCGTTCGAGATTGGCGTTGTTCCGATCACCCAGGCCGGCTACGCGCAGGTTATGGGCGCGGGCGGTTCAGCTGCCCGTTTGCCCGCGGTCAATCTGAGCTGGCTGGAGGCGGTCATGTTCTGTAACGCCGCGTCGGTTCGGGACGGGCTTCCGCCCGTCTACCTGGTAAACAAGGAAAGCGTGACGTGGCAGACCGAAGCCGGCGGGTACCGGCTGCCCACGGAGGCAGAGTGGGAGTATGCCTGCCGGGCAGGGACGAGGGGTCCACAGTACGGACCCCTCGAACACATCGCGTGGACAGCCGATGATGCGCTGGAAGGGCCTCAGGCAGTCGGGTTGAAACTGCCCAACGCCTTTGGCCTGCATGACACGCTGGGGAACGTCTGGGAGTGGTGCTGGGATTTCCTCGACCCGGCCCGCTATGGTAGCTACCGGGTTTTCCGGGGAGGCGGATTCGCCGATAAACCGTGGAGCGTCCGTGCATCCACCCGCCGCGGCGGCGCCCCCGGAATGAAGCATCCGGACGTCGGTCTCCGGGTGGCCAAAGGGGAGTTCTCCACGGGCCAAGCGGCACAAGGCTGGTCAGCGCAGGCAGACGCCGAGCGGGGAGCATTCAAGGGACCCTTGCCGTCCGGCTGGACGCCCCTCTCTACGTACGAGCCTGAGTGA
- a CDS encoding NAD(P)/FAD-dependent oxidoreductase has product MSANENPSTSGAAEYDVVVIGGAAAGLSGALALVRARRSVAVVDAGDPRNAPAAHVHNYLGREGAAPGELYKVGRGEVAGYGGTLIAGEVSTVTRNPDGRFDVRLDDGRLLRARRVLASSGARDVLPDVAGLAEHWGTGVLHCPYCHGWEVQDQAIGILATDLGASVHQALLWRQWSDDVVLFLNGCGEPDHDQAGQLAARGIRVVNGKVAAVEGGPQLSGVRLDSGELVPRQAVVVFSRLSARAGYLADLGITPEEQFMGDLSIGTAVAADPMGATTVPGVYAAGNLVMPMMQVIGAAAAGLAAGAAINGDLMAEDTAAAVAAVRK; this is encoded by the coding sequence ATGTCAGCGAACGAAAATCCAAGCACGTCAGGGGCGGCAGAATACGACGTCGTTGTCATCGGCGGTGCAGCAGCCGGTCTCAGCGGGGCACTGGCACTGGTCCGGGCGCGCCGGTCCGTGGCGGTGGTTGACGCCGGAGACCCGCGTAATGCGCCGGCGGCGCACGTGCACAACTACCTGGGGCGCGAAGGCGCGGCGCCGGGTGAACTCTACAAGGTTGGCCGAGGCGAGGTGGCCGGATACGGCGGCACCCTGATTGCAGGTGAGGTTTCCACCGTGACCCGGAATCCCGATGGCCGGTTTGATGTGCGGCTGGATGACGGGCGCCTGCTGCGGGCGCGCCGGGTGCTGGCGTCTTCCGGAGCCCGCGATGTGCTGCCGGACGTCGCCGGGCTGGCGGAGCACTGGGGTACCGGCGTGCTGCACTGCCCGTACTGCCACGGCTGGGAAGTGCAGGACCAGGCCATCGGCATCCTGGCCACGGACCTTGGGGCGTCCGTCCACCAGGCGCTGCTGTGGCGGCAGTGGAGTGACGACGTCGTCCTGTTCCTGAACGGGTGCGGCGAGCCGGATCATGATCAGGCCGGGCAGCTGGCCGCCCGGGGCATTCGGGTGGTCAATGGCAAGGTGGCGGCAGTGGAGGGCGGTCCCCAGCTGTCCGGAGTCCGGCTGGACTCCGGGGAGCTGGTGCCGCGGCAGGCGGTGGTGGTGTTCTCGCGCCTTAGCGCGCGGGCCGGCTATCTGGCGGATTTGGGCATCACGCCCGAGGAACAGTTCATGGGAGATCTGTCCATCGGCACCGCTGTGGCTGCCGATCCGATGGGCGCCACCACTGTCCCCGGGGTCTACGCCGCCGGAAACCTGGTTATGCCCATGATGCAGGTGATCGGCGCGGCCGCAGCCGGGCTGGCCGCCGGAGCTGCCATCAACGGTGATTTGATGGCCGAGGACACCGCCGCGGCCGTGGCAGCGGTCCGAAAATAG
- a CDS encoding ABC transporter permease has protein sequence MPAHPMDSGSKNDSGSNTDAGSNTRRVRRAKEHHPYYSPRLWLLPLLVLLLLGGTGTALYIGGLGSPGTHLNHFPIAVVNEDTGAESPGGGGREDLGATITDQMREGFSRNDEIDLRQLSWDDAQEQMRKGQIHAAVVIPESFSADALALVSGTLSEAPVSRPSVTVYTNPLAGPLASSLATGAVNPALDQANKSVGEQLTSAAQTAQTAAQAQLDRQLRTAGAELPTQLEQQLAPKLTGTSADLLSSPLQVTTTAYETPPEGTALGMGAFFYSVLLMIVGVAGSVAIHFLVDSRLGVLPIELGPRFVLGPPVRPARWVTFFTKWGIVALAALPTAGLMMWVAAAVGMPIPHGGWYFLTTWLSIVTVSAVAFALITVLGSAGMIVSMIYIVFMGLPAASGVVPLEALPGFFRFIARGEPLYQMTMANRAVLYFDADASAGVQSGIIGMLILIIIAVLVAMIFAVLYERAFGPRKAQLAAGSGAASPSAAAAPSTSAAAGPAPRHAGT, from the coding sequence ATGCCCGCCCACCCCATGGACTCCGGTTCAAAAAATGACTCCGGTTCCAACACAGATGCGGGATCCAACACCCGCCGAGTCCGCCGCGCCAAGGAGCATCATCCCTATTATTCGCCCCGGCTGTGGCTGCTGCCGCTGCTGGTGCTTCTGCTCTTGGGCGGAACCGGCACCGCGCTCTACATCGGCGGGCTGGGCAGCCCCGGCACGCACCTCAACCACTTTCCGATAGCCGTCGTGAATGAGGACACCGGCGCCGAATCGCCCGGCGGAGGCGGCCGGGAAGACCTCGGTGCCACCATCACTGACCAAATGCGGGAGGGGTTCTCCCGGAATGACGAGATTGACCTGAGGCAACTGTCCTGGGATGACGCCCAGGAGCAGATGCGCAAAGGGCAGATCCACGCCGCCGTCGTCATCCCTGAGTCCTTTTCCGCGGACGCGCTGGCGCTGGTAAGCGGAACACTGTCGGAGGCCCCGGTGTCCCGGCCCTCCGTTACCGTGTACACCAATCCTTTGGCCGGCCCGCTGGCCAGCAGCCTGGCGACGGGCGCCGTCAACCCGGCGCTGGATCAGGCCAACAAGAGCGTGGGGGAGCAGCTGACGTCCGCGGCGCAAACCGCCCAGACCGCAGCACAGGCCCAGCTGGACAGGCAGCTCCGGACAGCGGGTGCCGAGCTGCCCACGCAGCTCGAGCAACAGCTGGCCCCGAAGCTGACCGGTACGTCCGCCGATCTGTTGAGCAGTCCCCTCCAGGTCACCACCACCGCCTACGAAACACCGCCGGAAGGGACGGCGCTGGGCATGGGTGCGTTCTTCTACTCGGTGCTGCTGATGATCGTGGGAGTTGCCGGTTCCGTGGCCATTCACTTTTTGGTGGACTCCCGGCTGGGAGTGCTGCCCATCGAATTGGGACCGCGCTTTGTCCTGGGTCCGCCGGTGCGTCCGGCCCGCTGGGTCACCTTTTTCACCAAGTGGGGAATCGTTGCCCTCGCAGCCCTGCCCACGGCCGGGCTGATGATGTGGGTGGCCGCCGCCGTCGGCATGCCCATCCCACACGGGGGCTGGTACTTCCTCACCACCTGGCTGTCCATTGTCACAGTGTCGGCCGTAGCGTTCGCGCTGATCACGGTGCTGGGCAGCGCCGGAATGATTGTGTCCATGATCTACATCGTGTTCATGGGCCTGCCCGCGGCCAGCGGCGTGGTGCCGCTGGAGGCGCTGCCCGGGTTCTTCCGTTTTATTGCCCGCGGCGAACCGTTGTACCAAATGACCATGGCGAACCGGGCGGTGCTGTACTTCGACGCCGATGCCAGCGCTGGAGTGCAAAGCGGGATCATCGGAATGCTGATCCTCATCATCATCGCAGTCCTTGTGGCAATGATCTTTGCGGTCCTCTACGAGCGGGCTTTCGGCCCGCGGAAAGCGCAGCTGGCCGCAGGGTCCGGCGCTGCATCACCATCCGCCGCTGCGGCACCATCCACCTCTGCGGCAGCCGGCCCGGCGCCCCGGCACGCGGGCACCTGA
- a CDS encoding XRE family transcriptional regulator, with product MSTDENDTLRGVGSRLRTLRSDRNTTLAALSAATGISVSTLSRLESGQRRPTLELLLPLARTYGVTIDELVGGPATGDPRVHMQPIKRHGAVIIPLTEKAGGISAFKYILPAQRKPSVPDPRTHEGYEWLYVLSGKLRLILGEQELVLKPGEAAEFNTRLPHWMGTADLNAVEFIALFGPQGERAHLRARPASSSSSTAAG from the coding sequence ATGAGTACAGACGAAAACGACACGCTCCGCGGAGTGGGCTCCCGGCTCCGCACCCTGCGGTCGGACCGCAACACCACATTGGCGGCGCTCTCGGCCGCCACCGGCATTTCCGTCAGCACGCTGTCCCGGCTGGAATCCGGGCAACGCCGGCCCACGTTGGAGCTGCTGCTGCCGCTGGCCAGAACCTACGGCGTGACGATCGACGAGCTGGTGGGCGGGCCGGCGACCGGGGATCCGCGCGTGCACATGCAGCCCATCAAACGCCACGGAGCAGTCATCATTCCGCTCACCGAAAAGGCCGGTGGCATCAGCGCCTTCAAGTACATCCTGCCGGCACAGCGCAAACCTTCAGTGCCGGACCCCCGCACCCATGAGGGCTACGAATGGCTCTACGTCCTCAGCGGCAAACTCCGGCTGATCCTGGGTGAGCAGGAACTGGTCCTGAAACCGGGAGAAGCCGCGGAGTTCAACACCCGCCTGCCGCATTGGATGGGCACCGCCGATTTGAACGCCGTCGAGTTCATCGCCCTGTTTGGCCCGCAGGGTGAGCGTGCGCATCTGCGGGCCAGACCGGCGTCGTCGTCCTCCTCCACAGCCGCCGGCTGA
- a CDS encoding shikimate kinase → MSPSPALLLIGPAAAGKSTIGTLTADLLGIPFVDLDEIGADYYAEVDWSIDRLVRRSDEVGRVAAEREWEPARAHAVRRAVEDYPDAVLALGAGHSSYTDAACFADVQAAAAKVPTVVLLLPKGERAGDLAELRRRSLTTKGTDWVSSGHDFLAEWLDDPGMHALATDLVITGTDTPRETALRVAGLVQAP, encoded by the coding sequence ATGTCTCCGTCACCTGCTCTTTTACTCATTGGCCCGGCGGCAGCTGGAAAATCGACCATCGGCACCCTAACCGCGGACCTCTTGGGTATTCCCTTTGTGGATCTGGATGAGATTGGTGCTGATTACTATGCCGAGGTTGATTGGAGTATCGACCGGCTGGTGCGGCGCTCAGATGAGGTGGGACGGGTGGCGGCCGAACGGGAGTGGGAACCCGCACGCGCCCATGCCGTGCGCAGAGCGGTGGAAGACTATCCGGACGCTGTGCTGGCGTTGGGTGCCGGGCATTCCTCCTACACCGACGCTGCCTGTTTTGCGGACGTACAGGCAGCCGCGGCCAAGGTCCCAACCGTGGTTCTGTTGCTGCCCAAGGGCGAGCGGGCAGGTGACCTGGCCGAGCTCAGACGGCGGTCCCTGACCACGAAGGGGACGGATTGGGTCAGTTCGGGGCACGACTTCCTGGCGGAGTGGCTCGATGATCCGGGAATGCACGCGCTCGCCACCGACCTGGTCATCACAGGCACCGACACTCCCCGGGAAACCGCCCTGCGTGTCGCCGGGCTGGTTCAAGCGCCGTGA
- a CDS encoding helix-turn-helix domain-containing protein, translated as MGQHGDHARSVLLDAAEELFARHGIDAVSNRRIAEHAGTANHSAVAYHFGGREDLLRALVTRHVDETNRRRSELAETLGTDASLTDLLACLILPWTEHLASLPVPSWRARFLSQIRSVPSVHGTLAQSATASPVTEDLIRRVQATLGDMPATVLHGRSWILGGMVLGVCGEYEARVADGTETANWAGVGYFLIDSCAGMLSAPVTHPGDFLTQPSPLYLL; from the coding sequence ATGGGTCAGCACGGGGATCATGCACGGAGCGTCCTGCTCGACGCCGCAGAGGAGCTCTTTGCCCGCCACGGCATTGATGCCGTTTCTAACCGGAGGATTGCCGAGCACGCCGGCACGGCCAATCACTCCGCCGTCGCCTACCACTTTGGCGGGCGCGAGGACCTGCTCCGCGCACTGGTCACGCGCCACGTCGATGAGACGAACCGGCGCCGGTCGGAGCTGGCCGAAACCCTGGGGACCGATGCCTCACTGACGGATCTGCTGGCCTGCCTGATCCTGCCCTGGACCGAGCATCTTGCATCGCTGCCGGTTCCCAGCTGGCGCGCACGGTTCCTGTCCCAAATCCGCTCGGTGCCCTCCGTGCACGGAACCCTGGCCCAGAGCGCCACAGCCAGCCCGGTGACCGAGGACCTGATCCGGCGCGTCCAAGCCACCCTCGGGGACATGCCCGCCACGGTGCTTCACGGCCGGTCCTGGATCCTCGGCGGCATGGTGCTGGGGGTCTGCGGAGAGTATGAGGCAAGAGTGGCGGACGGCACGGAAACCGCCAACTGGGCCGGCGTCGGCTACTTCCTTATCGACTCCTGCGCCGGCATGCTCTCGGCCCCCGTGACGCACCCGGGCGACTTCCTCACGCAGCCGTCCCCGCTGTACCTCCTGTAG
- a CDS encoding zinc-binding dehydrogenase, producing MKAWQFTGTNNPLQLKEVPEPHAGPGQVVVEVKAAGVCHSDVTALDDPGWMPLFFELPRTMGHENAGVITEVGEGMEHWKVGDRVGLAPVMSDGDALGYGKWDGGFGPKLLATDDNLVRLPDEVPFDLAAMATDAGLTAYHAIMAVGGAKEGMKVGVIGLGGLGYIGARVAVLAGAEVYGAEINSETRKLADEIGLAGVAESITEFKDKNLDLIVDYAGFGTTTAAGVETLAEFGTLVQVGMGRLEATINTYPIIINQLSIKGSKSGTKEDLEALYELMKSGKLNPPMNVITQAEIPEAIDKLRAGGVVGRFIAIY from the coding sequence ATGAAGGCCTGGCAGTTCACCGGCACCAACAATCCGCTGCAGCTCAAGGAGGTCCCCGAGCCGCACGCCGGCCCCGGGCAGGTGGTCGTCGAGGTCAAGGCCGCAGGCGTGTGCCACTCCGATGTCACCGCGCTGGACGATCCCGGCTGGATGCCGCTTTTCTTCGAGCTTCCGCGCACCATGGGCCACGAGAATGCCGGCGTGATCACCGAGGTGGGCGAGGGGATGGAGCACTGGAAGGTGGGCGACCGGGTGGGGCTTGCACCCGTGATGAGCGACGGCGACGCCCTCGGCTACGGCAAATGGGACGGAGGGTTTGGCCCCAAGCTGCTGGCCACCGATGACAACCTGGTGCGCCTGCCGGACGAGGTGCCCTTTGACCTCGCGGCCATGGCCACCGACGCCGGGCTTACCGCGTACCACGCGATTATGGCCGTGGGCGGCGCCAAAGAGGGGATGAAGGTGGGGGTGATCGGCCTCGGCGGGCTGGGCTACATCGGTGCCCGGGTTGCCGTGCTGGCCGGCGCCGAGGTGTACGGCGCTGAAATCAATTCCGAGACCCGCAAGCTTGCCGACGAAATCGGCCTGGCGGGCGTGGCCGAATCCATCACCGAGTTCAAGGACAAGAACCTGGACCTGATTGTGGACTATGCCGGTTTTGGCACCACCACGGCGGCCGGCGTGGAGACCCTGGCCGAATTCGGCACACTGGTGCAGGTGGGCATGGGCCGGTTGGAGGCCACGATCAACACGTACCCGATCATCATCAACCAGCTATCCATCAAGGGTTCCAAATCCGGCACCAAGGAGGACCTCGAGGCGCTGTATGAGCTGATGAAGTCCGGCAAGCTTAACCCGCCCATGAACGTCATCACCCAGGCGGAGATCCCGGAGGCCATCGACAAGCTGCGGGCAGGCGGCGTCGTCGGGCGCTTTATCGCCATCTATTAA